In Intestinibacillus sp. Marseille-P6563, a single genomic region encodes these proteins:
- a CDS encoding PolC-type DNA polymerase III: MARALADLFDRCKIEESVRAYFDTGEVRSLAVSSDKRTMICHVGFDDIVPVKALGLLERSIAKAYGLTRMRISPRYELAGLTEGYLQTLRERLCLETPSACGLLADSQWKTEDGELHIAMSEAAREYLKLSLHAMADRIRTETGLDVPVVAVPFDDRTAKDIIDAQRSARKQALEQAAEALPEPIEKPKKPRPARPSGENRSFQRPKVEKVADENLIFGKLYADEPLSIRDAMGEYGQVTIRGEIFFVDHKEIVSKKSGKEWLKVSFDITDNTNSVRVAKFFSKEQAEPIVPLLKTGAYVTVQGKITFDTYEKESILEPTAIVKAKKHIRMDKADKKRVELHLHTNMSAMDGMSSTKALMQRAKLWEHPAMAITDHGVAQAFPEAMHAIERNKIDLKILYGVEAYYVNDAAGVSVVRGTGDAPLDGEMIVFDLETTGLKPSTEEITEIAAVLVRDGQIIDSFQTYVNPHKPIPAEITELTGISDETVRDAPDLADAVPRFLEFAGERPLIAHNAGFDMSFLNAATKRLGIERAFTSIDTLEMSRILLPHLGKHKLNVLAKELAVGPFEHHRASEDATVLARIWIKLVDKMRVELNAARVSDINPLLAGLRAKSGSLKNLNRHHFIILVKNQTGLKNLYKLISYSYLNYFYKKPLMPRSELIKHREGLIFGSACEAGEVFQAMVGGADWEELKRIASFYDYLEIQPIDNNRFMIEKGVARDEEELRDFNRKILKLADELGKPCCATGDVHFLEPEDEAFRRILMAGQGFSDADKQAPLYLRTTDEMLDEFAYLGADRAYEVVVENTNKIADLCETIRPVPRENYPPKIEGAEDDLRNMSYEKAKRIYGDPLPELVQQRLDRELNSIIGNGYAVMYIIAQKLVTKSLEDGYLVGSRGSVGSSFAAFTSDITEVNSLPPHYLCPDDKYVEWHDEYSCGVDLPDKVCPNCGKPLTKQGFGIPFETFLGFEGDKVPDIDLNFSGEYQSRIHWYTGELFGHDHVFRAGTIGTVAEKTAYGYVKKYMEERGITCSRAEENRLTAGCTGVRRTSGQHPGGIVVVPKEVEIYDFCPVQHPADDPNSDIITTHFEYHSIDENLLKLDELGHDDPTIIRHMQDLTGVDAQQIPLDDPDVMSLFTSNKALKYVDDTPDPILGDLGCLAVPEFGTKFVRGMVSETKPTTFAELVSISGLSHGTDVWLGNAQDLVHQGIGLADCICCRDDIMNYLILKGVQPKLSFTIMESVRKGKGLKPEWEEAMRAQEVPEWYIDSCKKIKYMFPKAHAVAYVMMAYRIAWFKVHRPLAFYSAYFSIRAKGFDASCMVRGDAVCMDKIRELQQKEREKTISAAEKETATTLEVVHEFYKRGFHFEPMDIYKSDATSFLVAENGLIPPFTSMPGVGEQAALNIVEERANGPFLSAEELLVRCNKVSKSVVETLDEIGALGGMPKTTQISLFA, encoded by the coding sequence ATGGCAAGAGCACTGGCTGATCTGTTTGATCGCTGTAAAATAGAAGAATCGGTAAGGGCGTACTTCGACACTGGCGAAGTGCGCTCTTTGGCGGTTAGTTCGGATAAGCGGACGATGATCTGCCATGTGGGGTTTGATGACATCGTGCCGGTCAAGGCGCTGGGCCTTTTGGAGCGTTCGATCGCCAAGGCCTATGGCCTGACCCGTATGCGCATTTCCCCGCGGTATGAACTGGCCGGGCTGACCGAAGGGTATCTGCAAACTTTGCGGGAACGCCTGTGCCTGGAAACCCCGTCGGCCTGCGGACTGCTGGCCGACAGCCAGTGGAAAACCGAGGACGGTGAACTGCACATCGCCATGAGTGAGGCGGCGCGCGAGTATTTGAAGCTGTCGCTGCACGCCATGGCCGACCGTATCCGCACCGAAACCGGGCTGGATGTGCCGGTGGTCGCGGTACCGTTTGACGACCGCACGGCCAAAGACATCATTGACGCGCAGCGCAGCGCGCGCAAGCAGGCGCTCGAACAGGCCGCCGAAGCGCTGCCCGAACCAATCGAAAAGCCCAAGAAGCCGCGTCCGGCGCGGCCGAGTGGGGAAAACCGTTCGTTCCAGCGGCCCAAGGTGGAAAAGGTGGCGGACGAAAACCTTATTTTCGGCAAACTCTATGCTGACGAGCCGCTGTCCATCCGCGACGCGATGGGCGAATATGGCCAGGTGACCATTCGCGGCGAGATTTTCTTTGTTGATCACAAGGAGATTGTTTCGAAAAAGAGCGGCAAGGAATGGCTCAAAGTGTCCTTTGACATCACCGACAACACCAACTCGGTGCGTGTGGCCAAGTTCTTCAGCAAGGAGCAGGCCGAGCCCATCGTGCCGCTGCTCAAGACCGGCGCGTATGTCACCGTGCAGGGCAAAATCACCTTTGACACCTACGAAAAAGAAAGTATTTTGGAGCCGACCGCTATCGTCAAGGCCAAAAAGCACATCCGCATGGATAAGGCCGACAAAAAGCGCGTCGAACTCCATTTACATACCAACATGAGCGCCATGGACGGCATGAGCTCGACCAAGGCCCTCATGCAACGCGCCAAGCTGTGGGAGCATCCGGCCATGGCCATCACCGACCATGGTGTGGCGCAGGCCTTCCCGGAAGCCATGCACGCCATTGAGCGCAACAAGATCGATTTGAAAATCCTCTATGGCGTGGAAGCCTATTATGTCAACGACGCCGCCGGGGTATCGGTCGTGCGCGGCACGGGCGATGCACCGCTGGACGGCGAGATGATCGTCTTTGACCTGGAAACCACGGGCCTCAAGCCCTCCACCGAGGAGATCACCGAGATCGCCGCTGTGCTGGTGCGGGACGGGCAGATCATCGACTCGTTCCAAACCTATGTCAATCCGCACAAGCCCATCCCGGCCGAGATCACCGAACTGACCGGCATTTCGGATGAAACCGTCCGCGATGCGCCCGACTTGGCCGACGCTGTGCCGCGGTTTTTGGAATTTGCCGGGGAGCGGCCGCTCATTGCGCACAATGCGGGCTTTGATATGTCGTTCTTGAACGCCGCGACCAAGCGGCTGGGCATCGAGCGGGCGTTTACGTCCATCGACACGCTGGAGATGAGCCGTATTTTGCTGCCGCATCTGGGTAAGCACAAGCTCAATGTCCTAGCCAAGGAGCTGGCCGTCGGGCCGTTTGAGCATCACCGCGCCAGCGAGGATGCGACCGTGCTCGCGCGCATCTGGATCAAGCTGGTCGATAAAATGCGCGTCGAACTCAACGCCGCCCGTGTGTCGGACATCAATCCGCTGCTGGCCGGCCTGCGCGCCAAAAGCGGTTCGCTCAAAAACCTGAACCGCCACCATTTTATTATCCTGGTCAAGAACCAGACCGGCCTGAAAAACCTCTATAAACTGATTTCGTACAGTTATCTGAATTATTTCTACAAAAAGCCGCTCATGCCGCGCTCGGAACTCATCAAGCACCGCGAAGGGCTGATTTTCGGTTCGGCCTGCGAAGCGGGCGAGGTGTTCCAAGCCATGGTCGGTGGTGCCGATTGGGAGGAACTCAAACGCATCGCGTCGTTCTATGACTATCTGGAGATTCAGCCGATCGACAACAACCGCTTCATGATCGAAAAGGGCGTGGCCCGCGACGAAGAAGAGCTGCGCGACTTTAATCGGAAGATTTTGAAGCTGGCCGACGAGCTGGGCAAGCCCTGCTGTGCGACCGGGGACGTGCATTTCCTCGAACCTGAGGACGAAGCCTTCCGCCGTATCCTGATGGCCGGACAGGGCTTTTCGGACGCCGACAAGCAGGCGCCCCTGTATCTGCGCACGACCGACGAAATGCTGGACGAGTTTGCCTATCTGGGGGCCGACCGCGCGTATGAAGTCGTGGTCGAGAACACCAACAAAATTGCCGATCTGTGTGAAACCATCCGGCCGGTGCCGCGCGAGAACTATCCGCCCAAGATCGAAGGCGCGGAGGATGACTTGCGCAACATGAGTTACGAAAAGGCCAAGCGCATCTACGGCGACCCACTGCCCGAACTGGTGCAGCAGCGGCTGGACCGGGAACTCAATTCCATCATCGGCAACGGCTACGCGGTTATGTACATCATTGCGCAAAAGCTGGTGACCAAATCGCTCGAGGACGGCTATCTGGTCGGTTCGCGTGGTTCGGTCGGCTCATCGTTCGCGGCCTTCACCTCGGACATCACCGAAGTAAATTCGCTACCGCCCCATTACCTGTGCCCGGACGATAAATATGTCGAATGGCATGACGAATACTCGTGCGGCGTGGACCTGCCCGATAAGGTTTGCCCCAACTGCGGAAAACCGCTGACCAAGCAGGGATTCGGCATCCCGTTTGAGACATTTCTGGGGTTTGAGGGCGATAAGGTGCCCGATATTGACCTGAACTTTTCGGGCGAATACCAGAGCCGTATCCACTGGTATACCGGCGAACTGTTTGGACATGACCATGTGTTCCGCGCCGGGACCATCGGCACAGTCGCCGAAAAGACCGCATACGGCTACGTCAAAAAGTACATGGAGGAGCGCGGCATCACCTGTTCGCGCGCCGAGGAAAACCGGCTGACCGCCGGTTGCACGGGGGTGCGCCGTACCTCGGGGCAGCATCCAGGCGGCATCGTCGTGGTCCCCAAGGAAGTCGAGATCTACGATTTTTGTCCGGTACAGCACCCGGCCGATGACCCCAATTCGGACATCATCACCACCCATTTTGAATATCACTCGATCGACGAGAACTTACTCAAGCTCGACGAACTCGGGCACGATGACCCGACCATCATCCGCCACATGCAGGACCTCACGGGCGTAGACGCCCAGCAGATTCCACTCGATGACCCGGACGTCATGAGCCTGTTCACCTCAAACAAGGCGCTCAAATACGTGGACGATACGCCCGACCCAATTTTGGGCGATCTCGGCTGTCTGGCCGTCCCGGAATTTGGCACCAAGTTTGTGCGCGGCATGGTGTCGGAAACCAAACCGACCACCTTCGCCGAATTGGTTTCCATTTCCGGCCTGTCGCACGGTACCGACGTATGGCTGGGCAATGCGCAGGATCTCGTCCATCAGGGCATTGGCCTGGCTGACTGCATCTGTTGCCGCGACGACATTATGAACTATCTCATTTTGAAAGGCGTGCAGCCCAAACTCAGCTTTACCATCATGGAGTCGGTGCGTAAAGGCAAGGGCCTCAAACCCGAGTGGGAGGAAGCCATGCGCGCGCAGGAAGTGCCCGAATGGTACATCGATTCGTGCAAAAAGATCAAGTACATGTTCCCTAAGGCGCATGCAGTCGCCTATGTTATGATGGCGTACCGCATTGCCTGGTTCAAGGTGCATCGGCCGCTGGCGTTTTATTCCGCGTATTTTTCCATCCGTGCCAAGGGCTTTGACGCCTCGTGCATGGTGCGCGGCGATGCAGTCTGCATGGATAAAATCCGGGAACTGCAACAAAAGGAGCGGGAAAAGACCATTTCCGCAGCCGAAAAGGAAACCGCGACCACTTTGGAAGTCGTGCATGAGTTTTATAAGCGTGGGTTCCATTTTGAGCCCATGGACATCTACAAATCGGATGCGACCAGCTTTTTGGTGGCTGAAAACGGACTGATTCCGCCGTTTACCTCTATGCCCGGTGTGGGTGAGCAGGCGGCGCTGAACATCGTAGAAGAACGGGCCAACGGGCCGTTCCTGTCCGCCGAAGAACTGCTGGTGCGCTGCAATAAGGTATCCAAATCGGTTGTGGAAACACTCGATGAAATCGGTGCCTTGGGCGGCATGCCCAAGACCACGCAGATCAGCCTGTTTGCATAA
- the hisZ gene encoding ATP phosphoribosyltransferase regulatory subunit produces the protein MNRYKISTPEGTRDLLFASCRALRQTERAIRETLEGKGYSEIITPAVEYYDVFAQGNPELDQEAMLKIIDKSGRICVARPDNTTPIARIAATRLDDAALPVRLYYSQKVFRSVSGDHGHKGEFLQIGAELIGADGLSADLDILSAASQALKNAGAGNFRIELGHAEIYKALIEALDVDAQTAESIRRLIENKSFAALGDVLEPYRLKPEAKALYAMPQLFGGISVLDEVENLTGNVRVLGAVAYLRRLYAALDEAGFGGAVMIDLGLVHEMDYYTGIMFRGYVGGAGAAILSGGRYNALCGRFGRDLPAGGFGIDVESLAESQADDTPKAKARDTVRIALTKGRLEKKTLALLKASGYDISELEAGSRKLIFTLPGTKVEIVLAKAADVITYVEHGVCDMGVVGKDTIMEKGGSFYEMVDLGFGKCRFALATKKGKDVYGGYKTPVIATKYPNVTKAFFHKKNMDVETIKIEGSVELAPLLELADAIVDIVETGSTLRENGLEVIEDVAPISARVIVNLASAKMKKTDIEKVIAELEAGLGK, from the coding sequence ATGAACCGATATAAAATTTCCACCCCCGAGGGGACACGCGATTTGTTGTTTGCATCCTGCCGTGCGCTGCGGCAGACCGAAAGAGCCATCCGCGAGACCCTGGAAGGCAAGGGGTACAGTGAAATCATCACCCCGGCCGTGGAATATTACGACGTCTTTGCGCAGGGCAACCCGGAACTCGACCAGGAAGCCATGCTCAAGATCATCGATAAATCGGGCCGTATCTGCGTCGCCCGGCCGGATAACACGACGCCGATCGCTCGCATCGCGGCCACCCGCCTGGATGATGCTGCGCTGCCGGTGCGGCTGTATTACAGCCAGAAGGTATTCCGCTCGGTGTCGGGCGACCATGGCCACAAAGGCGAATTTTTGCAGATCGGCGCTGAACTGATCGGGGCAGACGGCTTATCGGCCGATTTGGATATTCTGTCGGCCGCTTCGCAGGCGCTCAAAAACGCCGGGGCGGGCAATTTCCGCATCGAACTGGGCCACGCCGAAATTTACAAAGCGCTCATCGAAGCGCTGGACGTGGACGCGCAGACGGCGGAATCCATCCGCCGCCTGATTGAAAACAAATCGTTCGCCGCGCTGGGCGATGTGCTCGAGCCGTACCGCCTGAAACCCGAAGCCAAGGCGCTGTATGCCATGCCGCAGCTGTTCGGTGGCATTTCGGTGCTCGACGAAGTCGAAAACCTGACCGGCAATGTACGTGTGCTGGGTGCGGTCGCCTATCTGCGGCGGCTGTATGCGGCGCTCGACGAGGCCGGATTTGGCGGAGCGGTGATGATCGATCTCGGTTTGGTGCACGAGATGGATTATTACACGGGCATCATGTTCCGCGGCTATGTTGGCGGGGCTGGTGCAGCCATCCTGTCCGGCGGTCGGTACAATGCGCTGTGCGGCCGGTTTGGCCGCGACCTGCCGGCTGGTGGGTTCGGTATCGACGTGGAAAGCCTGGCCGAAAGCCAGGCGGACGATACCCCCAAGGCCAAGGCGCGCGACACCGTACGCATTGCGCTGACCAAGGGCCGGCTGGAGAAAAAGACGCTGGCGCTTCTCAAGGCTTCGGGTTATGACATCTCCGAGCTGGAAGCCGGTTCGCGCAAGCTAATTTTCACCCTGCCGGGCACCAAGGTCGAAATCGTGCTCGCCAAGGCGGCCGACGTCATCACCTATGTCGAGCACGGCGTGTGCGACATGGGCGTGGTCGGCAAGGATACGATCATGGAAAAGGGCGGCTCGTTCTATGAAATGGTCGACCTAGGCTTTGGCAAATGCCGCTTCGCGCTGGCCACCAAAAAGGGCAAGGACGTGTACGGCGGCTATAAGACCCCGGTGATCGCGACCAAATACCCCAACGTGACCAAGGCATTTTTCCACAAGAAGAACATGGACGTGGAAACCATCAAGATCGAAGGCTCGGTCGAACTGGCGCCGCTGCTCGAACTGGCAGACGCCATCGTTGATATTGTGGAAACCGGTTCGACGCTGCGTGAAAATGGGCTGGAGGTCATCGAGGACGTGGCGCCCATCTCGGCGCGGGTGATCGTCAACCTGGCGAGCGCCAAAATGAAGAAAACAGACATCGAAAAGGTGATTGCCGAGCTGGAAGCCGGCTTGGGAAAATAA
- the rseP gene encoding RIP metalloprotease RseP gives MDFLSNLPGIILALIAFGVLILVHEVGHLVAAKRSGVLVEEFWIGMGPTLLSHQFGETKYCLRLLPIGGACVMEGEDGDDGSVSDRAFSKVSRWRRFIILIAGVTMNFLMGFVILLFILPGAQDGRIVVPTLDGFYEGFQHEGEDGLMVGDTILEIDGYRIHQRSDVDMAIMQGAADGKFDITVRRDGEKVEIKDLPMQPNVEVDGQMKYGLHFATVEATLPVRIQTAFWESVSLARVIWDSLGQLVSGQVGVDQLSGPVGVTAVMSQTAKVSFQSFLYLVAFISINLGVMNLLPIPGLDGGRLLFLLVEAIRRKPLGPKLEGYVNAAGLVLLLGLMVYVTGNDMIRLLG, from the coding sequence ATGGACTTTCTTTCCAATCTGCCGGGCATTATCCTGGCGCTGATCGCGTTCGGTGTGCTGATTTTGGTGCATGAGGTCGGCCATTTGGTGGCCGCCAAGCGCAGCGGCGTGCTGGTCGAGGAATTTTGGATCGGGATGGGGCCGACCCTTCTCTCGCACCAGTTTGGGGAAACAAAATATTGTCTGCGGCTGCTGCCGATTGGCGGCGCCTGCGTGATGGAAGGGGAGGACGGCGACGATGGTTCGGTGTCCGATCGGGCATTTTCCAAAGTCAGCCGCTGGCGGAGATTCATCATTTTGATCGCCGGTGTCACGATGAACTTTTTGATGGGGTTTGTCATTCTGCTGTTCATCCTGCCGGGAGCGCAGGATGGCCGCATCGTGGTGCCCACGCTGGACGGGTTTTATGAAGGCTTCCAGCATGAGGGCGAGGATGGCCTGATGGTCGGCGACACCATTTTGGAGATCGACGGCTACCGCATCCATCAGCGCAGCGACGTGGATATGGCCATTATGCAGGGTGCAGCAGACGGCAAATTCGACATCACGGTACGCCGTGACGGGGAAAAGGTAGAAATCAAGGATCTGCCCATGCAGCCCAATGTCGAGGTCGATGGACAGATGAAATACGGTCTGCATTTTGCGACCGTGGAAGCCACGCTGCCCGTTCGTATCCAGACCGCGTTCTGGGAATCGGTGAGCCTCGCGCGCGTTATCTGGGATTCGCTCGGCCAACTGGTCAGCGGCCAGGTGGGCGTTGATCAGCTTTCCGGCCCAGTCGGCGTGACCGCAGTGATGAGCCAGACCGCCAAGGTCAGTTTCCAGTCGTTCCTGTATCTGGTGGCGTTCATTTCGATCAACCTCGGCGTGATGAACCTGCTGCCCATTCCGGGGCTGGACGGCGGCCGCCTGCTGTTTTTGCTGGTGGAAGCCATCCGCCGCAAGCCGCTCGGCCCCAAGCTGGAGGGCTATGTCAATGCGGCCGGTTTGGTGCTGCTGTTAGGGCTGATGGTCTATGTGACCGGAAACGATATGATTCGGCTGCTCGGATAA
- a CDS encoding 1-deoxy-D-xylulose-5-phosphate reductoisomerase, with product MIEKKRISILGATGSIGTQTIDVLDSIDAQAVALTTNRNVKLLEQQARALRPELAVAFDEAAAKELKTALADTDIRVAAGMDGLIEAASLPQADVVVTGVVGMVGLLPTMAAIEAGHDIALANKETLVCAGGLVTEAARKKGVKILPVDSEHSAIFQCVQAAQGNRLDKIILTASGGPFFGKSAEELEHVTPEQALQHPNWSMGAKITIDSATMMNKGLELIEAMWLYDLPPEDIEVIIHRESIVHSLIEFEDGAVLAQLDVPDMRLPIQYALTYPARVPCKMERLNLAKVGHLSFYAPDETAFPALRIAREVARQKGGAGAVMNGANEAAVDLFLKGKIGFNDIPRLVQQALDRIPHNKDICLDDVLMLDRMAREQVYESQERLR from the coding sequence ATGATAGAGAAAAAACGCATTTCCATTCTGGGGGCGACCGGTTCGATCGGCACCCAGACCATCGATGTGCTCGATTCCATCGACGCGCAGGCGGTGGCGCTCACGACCAACCGTAATGTAAAGCTGCTTGAGCAGCAGGCGCGGGCGCTGCGTCCCGAACTCGCGGTCGCCTTTGATGAAGCGGCGGCCAAAGAACTGAAAACCGCGCTCGCCGATACCGATATCCGCGTGGCTGCCGGGATGGACGGCCTGATTGAAGCGGCCAGCCTGCCGCAGGCCGATGTGGTCGTGACCGGCGTGGTCGGCATGGTCGGCTTGCTGCCCACCATGGCCGCCATTGAGGCCGGGCACGATATCGCGCTGGCCAATAAGGAAACGCTGGTCTGCGCGGGCGGTCTGGTGACCGAAGCCGCGCGCAAGAAAGGCGTCAAGATTTTGCCGGTGGACTCTGAGCATTCGGCCATCTTTCAGTGCGTGCAGGCCGCGCAGGGCAACCGCCTGGATAAAATTATCCTGACCGCATCGGGCGGCCCGTTTTTCGGCAAATCGGCCGAGGAACTCGAGCATGTGACCCCCGAGCAGGCGCTCCAGCACCCCAACTGGTCGATGGGTGCCAAAATCACCATCGATTCGGCGACCATGATGAACAAGGGTCTGGAACTGATCGAAGCCATGTGGCTGTACGACCTGCCGCCAGAGGACATTGAGGTCATCATCCACCGCGAAAGCATTGTGCATTCGCTGATCGAATTTGAGGACGGCGCGGTTTTGGCGCAGCTCGACGTGCCTGATATGCGCCTGCCGATTCAGTATGCGCTGACCTATCCGGCGCGCGTGCCGTGCAAGATGGAGCGGTTAAATCTGGCTAAAGTCGGGCATCTGTCGTTCTATGCGCCCGATGAAACCGCGTTCCCGGCCCTGCGCATCGCGCGCGAAGTCGCGCGGCAAAAGGGCGGCGCAGGCGCTGTCATGAACGGCGCGAACGAAGCGGCGGTCGATCTGTTCTTAAAGGGCAAGATCGGCTTTAACGACATTCCGCGGCTGGTGCAGCAGGCACTGGACCGCATCCCCCACAACAAAGACATTTGTTTGGATGATGTGCTCATGCTCGACCGCATGGCGCGTGAGCAGGTCTATGAGAGCCAAGAAAGGTTGAGGTAA
- a CDS encoding DUF6054 family protein: MAKYERRLTGNFDHFLHYLHDGILGGSASASYEDGSDWQTGDLRCAVRVFERYSWVGSNRVSLNLTLVGQGDTLFLSAITSGGSQAVFWKLNTVGEESFLEKVEKLVDDYQG; the protein is encoded by the coding sequence ATGGCCAAATATGAAAGACGTCTGACCGGTAATTTTGACCATTTTCTGCACTACTTACACGATGGTATTTTGGGTGGCAGCGCATCGGCCTCCTATGAGGACGGCAGCGACTGGCAGACAGGCGACCTGCGCTGCGCGGTGCGTGTGTTTGAGCGGTACAGCTGGGTGGGCAGCAACCGGGTGAGCCTGAATCTGACCCTTGTGGGGCAGGGGGATACCTTGTTCCTGTCTGCCATCACATCAGGCGGCAGTCAGGCGGTATTTTGGAAACTGAATACCGTGGGCGAAGAAAGCTTTTTGGAAAAGGTTGAAAAGCTAGTCGACGACTACCAAGGGTAA
- a CDS encoding AAA family ATPase — protein MRKNLYLRQIGLNRALPENAYWAKLPAVQHLAAQPLTLTRPVTLLVGENGVGKSTLIEAIAVRLGFNAEGGTKNFNFATRETHAALYDYLDLGRGPYRPRDGFFLRAESFYNVATNIDELDEGAPVNLHDLPIIARYGGRSLHEQSHGESFLALVRNRLGGQGMYVFDEPEAALSPTSLMELLGHIHRLEQADSQLVIATHSPVLMTYPGAQVLYIDETGIRSVDYRQTSHYQLTRRFLENPEPMYRLLWERENKP, from the coding sequence ATGCGGAAGAATTTGTATCTACGCCAGATCGGTTTGAACCGTGCGCTGCCGGAGAATGCCTATTGGGCAAAGCTGCCGGCCGTGCAGCATTTGGCGGCGCAGCCGCTCACACTGACCCGCCCGGTGACCCTGCTGGTCGGGGAAAACGGGGTCGGCAAATCGACGCTCATCGAAGCCATCGCCGTGCGGCTGGGCTTTAACGCCGAGGGCGGCACAAAGAATTTCAACTTTGCGACACGAGAAACGCATGCGGCTTTGTACGATTACCTGGACCTCGGCCGCGGGCCTTATCGTCCGCGCGACGGCTTTTTCCTGCGTGCCGAGAGCTTTTATAATGTGGCGACCAACATCGACGAGCTGGACGAGGGAGCGCCGGTCAATTTACACGACCTCCCGATTATTGCTCGCTATGGCGGCCGGTCGCTGCACGAGCAGTCGCATGGCGAAAGCTTTCTGGCGCTGGTGCGCAACCGTCTGGGAGGGCAGGGCATGTATGTGTTCGACGAACCCGAAGCCGCCCTGTCACCAACCTCGCTGATGGAACTGCTCGGGCATATCCACCGCCTGGAACAGGCCGATTCCCAGCTGGTTATCGCCACCCATTCACCGGTTTTGATGACCTATCCGGGTGCGCAGGTGCTGTATATCGATGAAACCGGCATCCGGTCGGTCGATTATCGGCAGACCAGCCATTATCAGCTGACTAGGCGTTTTTTGGAAAACCCCGAGCCGATGTATCGGCTTTTGTGGGAACGCGAGAATAAACCTTGA
- the ispG gene encoding flavodoxin-dependent (E)-4-hydroxy-3-methylbut-2-enyl-diphosphate synthase: MKRQIKVGSVLVGGGAPVSIQSMTNTDTRDAAATLAQIRALADAGCQIVRCAVPDMEAAHALGEICEKSPLPVVADIHFDYKLALEAIAAGVHKVRINPGNIGSDDRVKAVVQAARGRNIPIRIGVNSGSVEKDILAQYGGPTPEALVASALYHASLLEKFDFYDICLSMKSSSVPDTMKAYMLAHEKVDYPLHLGVTEAGTEYMGTIKSAAGIGGLLALGIGDTIRVSLTDDPVKEIYAAQAILKAVGLNDDGINVVSCPTCGRTRIDLIGIAAEVERRVANIHGKKLKVAVMGCAVNGPGEAREADVGIAGGDGVGLIFRKGEIVRRVPQDKLVDELMREIETFE, translated from the coding sequence ATGAAAAGACAGATCAAAGTTGGTTCCGTGCTGGTGGGCGGCGGTGCGCCGGTGTCCATTCAGTCGATGACCAATACGGATACGCGCGATGCCGCCGCGACGCTGGCCCAAATCCGGGCCCTTGCGGACGCGGGCTGCCAGATTGTGCGGTGTGCGGTGCCCGATATGGAGGCCGCCCACGCGCTCGGGGAGATCTGCGAAAAATCGCCCCTGCCCGTGGTGGCCGACATCCATTTTGATTACAAGCTGGCGCTCGAAGCGATTGCCGCAGGGGTGCACAAGGTGCGCATCAATCCGGGCAACATCGGTTCGGACGACCGGGTCAAGGCCGTGGTGCAGGCCGCGCGCGGCCGGAATATCCCGATTCGCATTGGCGTCAATTCGGGCTCGGTCGAAAAAGATATTTTGGCACAGTACGGCGGTCCGACCCCGGAAGCGCTGGTGGCGTCGGCGCTATATCATGCGTCGCTACTTGAAAAATTTGATTTTTACGACATCTGTTTGTCCATGAAATCGTCGTCGGTGCCCGATACCATGAAAGCCTATATGCTGGCCCATGAGAAAGTCGATTATCCGCTCCATCTGGGCGTGACCGAGGCGGGCACAGAATACATGGGCACCATCAAGTCGGCAGCCGGCATCGGCGGTCTGCTGGCGCTCGGCATCGGCGACACCATCCGCGTGTCGCTGACCGATGACCCGGTCAAGGAAATCTATGCCGCCCAAGCCATCTTAAAGGCCGTAGGACTCAACGACGACGGCATCAACGTCGTATCCTGCCCGACCTGCGGGCGCACGCGCATTGACCTGATCGGCATTGCTGCCGAGGTCGAGCGGCGAGTGGCAAACATCCACGGCAAAAAGCTGAAAGTCGCGGTCATGGGCTGCGCGGTCAACGGCCCGGGCGAAGCGCGCGAAGCCGATGTGGGCATCGCGGGCGGCGACGGCGTGGGCCTGATTTTCCGCAAAGGCGAGATCGTGCGCCGGGTGCCGCAGGACAAGCTGGTGGATGAGCTGATGCGTGAGATTGAAACCTTCGAATGA